The Helianthus annuus cultivar XRQ/B chromosome 16, HanXRQr2.0-SUNRISE, whole genome shotgun sequence genome includes a window with the following:
- the LOC110882399 gene encoding E3 ubiquitin protein ligase RIE1 — MAEIATSVPEITAVDEPLLSPTHAAAAAPSAGGDRPPSRVPMLLGLFAGRRGASLIVSQTVALQMEDYREAWGYSFPVVVIETLWNLAFVVVSFATLFWIAREETNLLLRVWICGYVMQCVVNVVVLLLVYKRRNRRVSADSTATIPGFSSSGSSSESDGDRVTRPVRWDMLYTVVSYFWWVLGFIWIVSYDNSVTPRLFGLTLAYLAMDVFFLVLGFLLDCLLSAAYCFCLPCIIAFMYYINRQERASEANISRLPKYKVENVEQPGVRECRMIPMGTNGHDYSTELVVSTEYAECSICLCRYEDGEQLHLLLCGHHFHSTCIVKWLRLKATCPICKSLVASNEQG; from the exons ATGGCGGAGATTGCAACGTCGGTGCCGGAGATCACCGCCGTCGATGAGCCGTTACTCTCTCCAACTCACGCCGCTGCTGCTGCACCGTCTGCCGGAGGAGATAGACCTCCGTCGAGAGTTCCGATGCTTTTAGGTCTTTTCGCCGGCCGCCGTGGTGCGTCGTTGATAGTGAGCCAGACCGTTGCGCTACAGATGGAGGATTACCGAGAGGCTTGGGGCTATTCGTTTCCGGTTGTGGTTATAGAGACACTCTGGAACCTTGCGTTTGTTGTGGTTTCGTTCGCTACGTTGTTTTGGATTGCGCGGGAAGAGACGAATTTGTTACTTAGGGTTTGGATCTGCGGTTACGTGATGCAGTGTGTGGTTAATGTGGTGGTTTTGTTGCTGGTGTATAAGAGGAGGAATCGGAGAGTGTCAGCAGACTCAACCGCAACGATTCCTGGTTTTAGTAGCAGTGGTTCGAGCTCGGAGAGTGATGGAGATCGTGTTACACGTCCAGTCAG ATGGGATATGCTTTATACTGTGGTTTCTTATTTCTGGTGGGTGCTTGGATTCATTTGGATCGTGTCTTACGATAACAGTGTCACTCCACGTCTATTCGG GTTGACTCTGGCTTATTTGGCTATGGACGTGTTCTTTCTTGTTCTCGGTTTTCTTTTGGATTGTTTACTATCAGCTGCTTACTGTTTCTGCTTGCCTTGCATTATTGCCTTCATGTATTACATCAATCGCCAG GAACGCGCATCAGAGGCTAACATCAGCAGACTGCCCAAATACAAAGTTGAAAACGTGGAGCAACCTGGTGTTAGAGAATGCAGAATGATCCCTATGGGGACAAATGGTCACGACTATTCTACTGAACTTGTTGTTTCAACCGAGTATGCG GAATGTAGTATATGTCTCTGCCGCTATGAAGACGGGGAACAACTTCATTTACTTCTTTGCGGCCATCACTTCCATTCTACATGCATCGTGAAATGGCTAAGGTTGAAGGCCACTTGTCCCATATGCAAATCACTTGTCGCGTCAAATGAACAGGGTTAA